The following proteins come from a genomic window of Nodularia sp. LEGE 06071:
- a CDS encoding scytonemin biosynthesis sensor histidine kinase, with amino-acid sequence MNSSKHTLVLSNSQWKLQPEIDFHFAYFLINQSVDAAFCLGENQQFLYVNDAICQMTEYSREELLSLKLHDLDIDFPLHNLSDIRAKDSSNFNSRYRTKGGRILLVEISMISVENQGKTFSCAVIRDKSDQIIELSVQTWMDELRKAKNYFQQEVSQLSTKEVELGISLSIFNSTLESAAVGIVAVNFEGDILSLNQKFIDMWQIPKSLILSQKCPQCKAFFENQVKDPEAFSRLIWEVSSQCDFESYYILELKDGRSFAHYSKPHYLADKIVGRVWNIWDITKSKQTNEALRLNEARFRTLAETTEANIFLIQGTHLCYINPAVEKLTGYKKEELLKDFDLRRLIKSQEHRQVRHQNSAVNFEYQEMNLLKKDGTESWLACAVTKLDGMLDFGGKPVELITGIDITDYKNVESDLNQALEQAKQLSELRAQFLAMVCHQFRTPLNIVSFSNSLLKQQVDKHTEQKIQPLIEHIEKAIEQISQMLDDTLFFAKAETAKINFAPQQLDLVEFCHDLVAQMHMSMSEKSIRFVSEFDYLTAWVDAKLLEPILKNLLDNAIKYSPSQIMVYFTLTCENQKLIFQVKDQGIGIPIAEQKTLFEPFYRGSNIGNIPGTGLGLSIIKTLVDLHGGEVALESTVGVGTTFTVMLPLIKK; translated from the coding sequence TCTGTAGATGCGGCTTTCTGTTTAGGCGAAAATCAGCAGTTTCTTTATGTCAATGATGCCATTTGCCAAATGACTGAGTATTCCCGTGAGGAATTACTTTCCTTGAAGCTGCATGATCTAGATATCGACTTTCCTCTACATAATTTGTCAGATATCAGAGCAAAAGATTCCTCTAACTTTAACTCTCGCTATCGCACCAAGGGAGGGCGGATATTATTAGTAGAAATATCGATGATCTCTGTAGAAAATCAAGGTAAAACCTTTAGCTGTGCTGTGATTCGAGACAAAAGTGATCAAATAATCGAGTTGAGTGTACAAACATGGATGGATGAATTAAGGAAAGCCAAAAACTATTTTCAACAAGAAGTTTCGCAACTCAGCACAAAAGAAGTAGAACTGGGAATATCCCTGTCCATATTTAATTCTACCCTCGAATCTGCTGCTGTCGGCATTGTTGCAGTTAACTTTGAGGGAGATATTCTGAGTTTGAATCAGAAGTTTATCGATATGTGGCAGATTCCAAAATCTCTGATATTATCTCAGAAATGTCCTCAATGCAAAGCCTTTTTTGAGAATCAAGTTAAAGATCCAGAAGCCTTTTCTCGACTCATTTGGGAAGTTTCTAGCCAATGTGATTTCGAGAGCTACTATATTCTGGAATTGAAGGATGGAAGAAGCTTTGCACACTACTCTAAACCTCACTACCTGGCTGATAAAATTGTCGGGAGAGTCTGGAATATTTGGGACATTACAAAATCCAAACAAACAAACGAAGCTCTCAGGCTGAATGAAGCAAGATTCCGGACTTTAGCAGAAACAACAGAAGCAAACATTTTCTTAATTCAAGGAACGCATCTGTGTTACATAAATCCTGCGGTGGAGAAACTCACTGGCTACAAAAAAGAAGAATTACTCAAAGACTTTGACCTTCGCCGACTGATTAAGAGTCAAGAACATAGACAGGTACGCCACCAAAACTCCGCCGTGAATTTTGAATACCAGGAAATGAATCTGCTGAAAAAAGACGGCACAGAAAGCTGGCTAGCTTGCGCGGTTACTAAGCTTGATGGAATGCTGGATTTCGGTGGAAAACCAGTGGAACTGATTACAGGCATTGACATTACAGATTACAAAAATGTAGAATCAGACCTTAACCAGGCTTTAGAACAAGCAAAACAACTCAGCGAACTCAGAGCGCAGTTTCTTGCTATGGTCTGTCATCAATTTCGGACTCCACTAAATATTGTTTCATTTTCCAATAGCTTACTTAAACAACAAGTAGACAAACACACAGAGCAGAAAATACAACCATTAATCGAACATATAGAAAAAGCCATCGAACAAATTAGCCAAATGTTGGATGATACTTTGTTCTTTGCTAAAGCCGAAACAGCTAAAATAAATTTTGCCCCTCAACAGCTTGATTTAGTAGAGTTTTGCCATGATTTAGTGGCACAAATGCACATGAGCATGAGCGAAAAATCAATCAGATTTGTCAGTGAATTTGACTACCTAACAGCCTGGGTTGATGCCAAATTGCTAGAGCCGATTTTGAAAAATTTGCTCGATAATGCCATTAAATATTCTCCCTCCCAAATAATGGTTTATTTTACCCTTACTTGCGAGAATCAAAAGTTAATTTTTCAGGTCAAAGACCAGGGAATTGGTATTCCAATAGCAGAGCAAAAAACTTTATTTGAACCATTTTATCGGGGGAGCAATATTGGCAATATACCCGGTACTGGACTAGGGTTATCAATTATTAAAACCCTGGTAGATTTACATGGCGGTGAAGTTGCTCTGGAAAGTACGGTAGGTGTAGGCACTACCTTTACTGTGATGCTGCCATTAATTAAAAAATAA
- a CDS encoding response regulator transcription factor, with amino-acid sequence MKYESVKKILVIEDDAITRHLYVKGLQAKGFDIISAENGLAGIQQAQEYVPDLVVCDITMPDIDGYSVLTMLRQDPVTAIIPFIFITGSCTRKSVRKGMELGADDYVTKPSTLDELLRAITTQLQRQAMLQSWCATKFQEAQKSASADKTSALNQPHSIFPCIPQLKKVFDFIEAHYHEGITLCDVAEAVGYSPAYLTNQVGKQTGETINSWIVKRRMQGARFLLQNDHQTVEQISRALGYQDVSHFSRQFRQHHGLPPHAWRKEHQVGYYKIKVSN; translated from the coding sequence ATGAAGTACGAATCGGTGAAAAAAATTTTGGTAATTGAAGATGATGCTATTACCCGTCATCTTTATGTCAAGGGTCTTCAGGCTAAAGGTTTTGATATTATAAGTGCTGAAAATGGTCTGGCTGGTATCCAACAAGCACAAGAGTATGTCCCTGATTTAGTGGTTTGTGATATTACCATGCCTGATATAGATGGTTATAGTGTTCTGACTATGCTGCGTCAAGATCCTGTTACCGCAATTATTCCTTTTATTTTTATCACTGGTAGCTGCACTAGAAAATCTGTTCGCAAAGGTATGGAATTAGGTGCAGATGACTATGTGACTAAACCCTCTACACTAGACGAATTGCTCAGAGCAATTACTACCCAGTTGCAAAGACAAGCTATGCTCCAAAGCTGGTGCGCTACTAAATTTCAGGAAGCTCAAAAATCAGCATCCGCAGATAAAACTTCCGCCTTGAATCAACCTCATTCAATATTTCCCTGTATTCCCCAATTAAAAAAAGTTTTTGACTTTATCGAAGCCCATTATCATGAAGGAATTACACTGTGTGATGTCGCTGAAGCTGTTGGCTATTCACCTGCTTACTTAACTAACCAAGTCGGAAAGCAGACAGGAGAAACTATAAATAGTTGGATTGTGAAACGCCGGATGCAAGGAGCGCGGTTTTTACTGCAAAATGATCACCAAACAGTCGAGCAAATTTCGAGAGCATTGGGTTATCAAGATGTGTCCCATTTCTCCCGTCAGTTTCGTCAACATCATGGTTTACCGCCCCATGCTTGGCGCAAAGAACATCAGGTGGGGTATTACAAAATTAAAGTCAGTAATTAG
- the pstS gene encoding phosphate ABC transporter substrate-binding protein PstS codes for MVLNRKVLLGIASLPILLVATACTPSPEASNDASPPGQNVSGSGQKVTISGAGASFPAPLFQRWFDAYNRQVDSNVQVSYQSIGSGAGLEQYIKGTVDFGASEAPITDSADRLKSFKTAYNYDPIQVPMTGGFLSFSYNLPGVNDQELKLSRTTYCGIVTGKITRWNDPAIAKDNPSLKIPDLGVTFAHRSDGSGTTFVFTNHIQTVCPEWKSGAGTSVDWPVGIGGQGNEGVAATIQQNEGAIGYLSYAYAALNDIDSALIENKAGTFIAPSPEAAGKALLDQPVPEDFALLVPDPSGKDSYPIVGLAWVMIYRNYEDDAKWQAMRKVFEWSLGPEGKKIAEELLYVPIPDALAERIKKQFDTVNAK; via the coding sequence ATGGTTCTCAATCGCAAAGTCCTTTTAGGAATCGCCTCTCTACCCATCCTGTTAGTAGCAACAGCCTGTACACCTAGCCCGGAAGCTAGTAATGATGCTAGCCCACCTGGTCAGAACGTTAGTGGTAGTGGGCAGAAGGTAACCATTAGTGGGGCTGGGGCAAGCTTCCCTGCACCTCTTTTTCAACGGTGGTTTGATGCCTATAATCGGCAAGTTGACTCCAATGTCCAGGTGAGCTATCAGTCCATAGGAAGTGGGGCAGGTTTGGAGCAGTACATCAAAGGCACAGTAGACTTTGGAGCCAGTGAAGCACCCATTACTGACTCCGCAGATCGACTAAAGTCGTTCAAAACAGCTTACAATTACGATCCGATCCAAGTTCCGATGACTGGAGGATTTTTATCTTTCTCCTACAACTTACCAGGAGTTAACGATCAAGAACTCAAACTCTCTCGCACAACTTACTGTGGTATCGTAACGGGTAAAATTACTCGATGGAATGATCCAGCGATCGCCAAGGACAACCCCAGTTTAAAAATTCCCGACTTAGGTGTTACCTTTGCCCACAGGTCTGATGGCAGTGGTACTACTTTTGTATTCACCAACCACATTCAAACTGTCTGCCCAGAATGGAAGTCTGGCGCGGGAACTTCAGTAGACTGGCCTGTGGGCATTGGCGGTCAAGGTAACGAGGGCGTAGCCGCCACGATTCAGCAGAATGAAGGAGCCATTGGTTATTTATCCTATGCTTATGCTGCTCTTAACGACATTGACTCAGCCCTAATTGAAAACAAAGCCGGAACCTTTATCGCCCCATCCCCAGAAGCAGCAGGCAAGGCTCTACTAGATCAGCCAGTACCAGAAGATTTCGCCCTCCTAGTCCCCGATCCATCCGGGAAGGATTCCTACCCCATAGTCGGTCTAGCTTGGGTGATGATTTATCGAAATTATGAAGACGATGCCAAATGGCAAGCTATGCGTAAGGTCTTTGAATGGTCTTTAGGCCCAGAAGGCAAGAAAATCGCCGAAGAACTTCTTTATGTTCCTATTCCTGATGCTTTAGCAGAACGGATTAAAAAGCAGTTTGATACCGTGAACGCCAAGTAA
- the pstC gene encoding phosphate ABC transporter permease subunit PstC: MTSADPSTRLTDHSLEKQTSPARVLDVGFWGLTLLLAISAGAVLLWVIVQTTIAAAPAIQEFGLGFLWGTTWNPVTNVYGVLPQIYGTIVTAFIALLIAIPLGIGVAIFLTEGFAPTWVTTPIAFAIELIVAIPSVVLGIWGIFVLIPAIKPVFSFLNTYLGWIPIFSGNAAPGNSILIVGLVLAIMIVPIIISITRSTFEVLPPYLRNGSLALGATRWETILRVLIPAGLSGIVSSVMLAMGRAMGETMVAAMLIGNANRINISWLRPGSTITGLIASQFGEAGRTQVAALMYAGVVLMVLSLVVNILAEMIIRRFQNIE; encoded by the coding sequence ATGACATCGGCTGATCCATCTACTCGATTAACCGATCATAGCCTTGAAAAGCAGACTAGTCCGGCTAGAGTTCTCGATGTCGGTTTTTGGGGACTAACTCTGCTACTAGCCATTAGTGCTGGCGCAGTTTTACTCTGGGTGATTGTCCAGACGACTATAGCAGCTGCACCAGCCATTCAAGAATTTGGTCTTGGTTTTTTATGGGGTACAACCTGGAACCCTGTCACCAACGTCTATGGGGTACTGCCTCAGATATATGGAACCATAGTCACTGCCTTTATTGCCCTGTTAATTGCAATTCCTCTGGGCATCGGAGTAGCCATATTTTTAACCGAAGGATTTGCTCCCACTTGGGTGACAACTCCCATTGCCTTTGCCATTGAGCTAATCGTTGCTATTCCCAGTGTTGTTTTAGGGATTTGGGGTATCTTCGTCCTGATTCCAGCTATTAAACCTGTTTTCAGCTTTCTCAATACTTACTTGGGCTGGATTCCTATTTTTAGTGGCAATGCTGCTCCAGGCAATAGCATCTTAATTGTGGGCTTGGTATTGGCAATTATGATTGTGCCTATTATTATCTCTATTACCCGTAGCACTTTTGAAGTCCTACCGCCATATCTCCGCAATGGTTCTTTAGCTTTAGGCGCAACTCGTTGGGAAACAATACTCAGAGTATTAATTCCCGCTGGTTTGTCGGGAATTGTTAGTTCTGTGATGTTGGCTATGGGTCGAGCGATGGGGGAAACTATGGTCGCCGCCATGCTAATTGGTAACGCCAACCGGATTAACATTTCATGGCTTCGTCCCGGATCGACGATTACAGGTTTAATTGCCTCCCAATTTGGAGAAGCCGGACGCACCCAAGTGGCGGCGCTGATGTACGCTGGCGTAGTGCTAATGGTCTTATCGCTGGTGGTGAATATTTTAGCTGAAATGATTATTCGTCGATTCCAGAATATTGAGTAA
- the pstA gene encoding phosphate ABC transporter permease PstA — translation MDNRASQPDFASKGNNFDISSQTMAPHRRITGQVLTILTMVFAATVVIPLIWVLVSVFQKGVSSLVFPDIFTKLPPPPGLSDGGFGHAIVGTLMTLGVGTLISVPFGIIAAIYLAEFGRGTKLAYFVKFSCNVLTGVPAILCGLFAYSIVVTPLGSFSAFSGGVALAVLMLPIIIRSTEEALLLVPNELRLAATGLGATRFETVVQIVLPAAVTSIVTGVVLSVARASGEAAPLLFTSFNNNFWATNIWEPVATLPVLIYFFSILPYKASQSLAWAAALVLLAIVLLFSIAARYFSRRKTF, via the coding sequence ATGGATAATCGAGCTAGTCAGCCTGACTTTGCGTCTAAAGGCAATAATTTCGATATCAGTAGTCAGACGATGGCTCCCCATCGCCGCATTACTGGGCAGGTGTTGACGATTTTAACTATGGTCTTTGCCGCGACAGTAGTTATCCCTCTGATTTGGGTTCTGGTGAGCGTGTTTCAAAAGGGTGTTAGTTCCCTGGTATTTCCCGATATTTTTACGAAGCTTCCCCCACCACCTGGTTTATCTGATGGGGGCTTTGGTCATGCTATTGTTGGGACTTTAATGACTCTCGGCGTTGGTACACTGATCTCAGTTCCCTTTGGTATAATTGCTGCCATTTACTTGGCTGAGTTTGGTCGGGGAACTAAGTTGGCTTACTTTGTGAAATTTTCCTGCAATGTCCTGACTGGGGTTCCGGCTATTCTGTGTGGCTTATTTGCCTATTCCATTGTAGTTACGCCTTTAGGGTCGTTTTCGGCTTTTTCTGGTGGGGTAGCCTTGGCTGTGTTAATGCTACCTATTATTATTCGGTCTACGGAAGAGGCTTTGTTGCTAGTACCTAATGAGTTGCGGTTGGCAGCAACGGGTCTGGGTGCGACTAGATTTGAAACCGTGGTCCAGATTGTGTTACCAGCGGCTGTGACTTCAATTGTGACAGGTGTGGTTCTATCCGTTGCCCGCGCATCTGGAGAAGCGGCTCCCTTGCTGTTCACCTCCTTTAACAATAATTTCTGGGCGACAAATATTTGGGAACCTGTGGCAACTCTACCAGTGTTGATTTACTTTTTCTCAATTCTTCCCTATAAGGCTTCTCAGAGTTTAGCTTGGGCTGCTGCCTTGGTATTATTGGCAATTGTGCTGTTGTTTAGTATTGCGGCTCGGTATTTCAGTCGGCGAAAGACGTTTTAG
- the pstB gene encoding phosphate ABC transporter ATP-binding protein PstB, which translates to MEQKMSSAAVDTQHIFQVNNLSVYYGGAIALRDVTMDIQKDKITAFIGPSGCGKSTLLRCFNRTNDLISGAQIKGQLTYRGQNFYAAGVDPVVVRRRVGMVFQQPNPFPKTIYDNVAYGLRVNGIKNNMDEIVEKSLRRAALWDEVKDNLQKLGTSLSGGQQQRLCIARAIAVQPDVILMDEPCSALDPVSTMRIEELMVDLKQEYTIVIVTHNMQQASRVADYTAFFNAEAMEGGKRVGYLVEVDSTDQIFSNPQNQSTRDYVSGRFG; encoded by the coding sequence ATGGAACAAAAAATGAGTAGTGCAGCCGTGGATACCCAGCACATTTTTCAAGTCAACAATCTATCGGTTTACTATGGCGGTGCGATCGCCCTTCGGGATGTGACAATGGATATCCAGAAGGACAAAATTACCGCTTTCATTGGTCCTTCGGGTTGTGGTAAAAGTACTCTTTTACGTTGCTTCAATCGGACTAATGACTTGATTTCGGGCGCTCAGATCAAAGGACAACTAACTTACCGAGGCCAAAACTTTTATGCGGCTGGAGTTGACCCGGTGGTAGTACGTCGTCGGGTGGGGATGGTGTTTCAGCAGCCGAACCCTTTCCCCAAGACGATTTATGACAATGTAGCCTATGGCTTACGGGTGAATGGCATTAAGAACAACATGGATGAGATTGTGGAAAAATCCCTCCGCCGTGCCGCCCTCTGGGATGAGGTGAAAGACAATCTCCAGAAGTTGGGGACTTCCCTTTCCGGGGGACAACAACAGCGTCTGTGTATTGCTCGCGCGATTGCGGTGCAGCCAGATGTAATTCTCATGGATGAACCTTGCTCGGCTCTTGATCCTGTCTCGACGATGCGGATTGAGGAGTTGATGGTTGATTTAAAACAGGAATATACGATTGTGATTGTCACCCATAATATGCAGCAGGCTTCTAGGGTGGCGGACTATACGGCGTTCTTTAATGCTGAAGCGATGGAAGGCGGTAAGCGAGTGGGTTATCTGGTAGAGGTAGATAGCACCGATCAGATTTTTTCCAATCCCCAGAATCAAAGCACTCGCGATTATGTGAGTGGTCGTTTTGGCTAA
- the pstB gene encoding phosphate ABC transporter ATP-binding protein PstB produces the protein MATKTSTLNDTETALRTENLNVYYGNFLALQNIWLDIPKNQVTSFIGPSGCGKSTLLRCYNRLNDLINSFRAEGKVYFYNNNLYAPNIDPVEVRRRIGMVFQRPNPFPKSIYDNITFGAKINGYKGNLDELVEQSLRQAALWDEVKDKLRQSGASLSGGQQQRLCIARAIAVQPEIILMDEPCSALDPLSTLRVEELIHELKEKYTIVIVTHNMQQAARVSDKTAFFNVKLSEGGRSGYLVEYNATELIFNDPQQEDTRDYVSGRFG, from the coding sequence ATGGCTACTAAGACTAGTACATTGAATGATACTGAAACCGCTTTACGGACAGAAAATCTGAATGTTTACTACGGCAATTTCTTAGCTTTGCAGAATATTTGGTTGGACATCCCCAAAAATCAGGTGACATCCTTTATTGGGCCTTCTGGCTGTGGTAAAAGTACATTGCTGCGATGCTACAACCGTCTGAATGACCTGATTAATTCGTTTCGAGCCGAAGGTAAGGTTTATTTTTACAATAACAATTTGTATGCACCAAATATTGATCCTGTAGAGGTGCGCCGCAGAATTGGGATGGTATTTCAAAGACCAAACCCGTTTCCGAAATCAATTTATGACAATATTACTTTTGGAGCCAAAATCAACGGCTATAAAGGTAATCTAGATGAATTGGTAGAACAAAGTCTGCGACAAGCTGCTTTGTGGGATGAAGTTAAAGATAAACTCCGGCAAAGTGGTGCATCTTTATCTGGGGGACAACAGCAACGCTTGTGTATTGCTAGAGCGATCGCAGTGCAACCGGAAATTATTCTCATGGATGAACCTTGTTCAGCCCTAGATCCCCTTTCGACTTTGCGGGTAGAAGAACTAATTCACGAACTCAAAGAGAAATATACCATCGTCATCGTTACCCACAATATGCAACAAGCTGCACGAGTGTCTGATAAGACAGCATTTTTCAACGTGAAGCTTTCCGAAGGTGGTCGCAGTGGTTATTTAGTTGAATACAATGCCACAGAACTGATTTTCAATGATCCTCAGCAAGAAGATACGCGAGATTATGTCAGTGGCAGATTTGGTTGA
- a CDS encoding amino acid ABC transporter ATP-binding protein: protein MGNEQFPAAISFANIAKSFGALKVLKGITGNINRGEVVAIIGPSGCGKSTLLRCFNRLETINSGSLIVNGIDLSAPNFNLQQLRQLRSQVGMVFQQFNLFPHLSVLENLTIAPRQVLGKKRKECNELAGVYLDKVGLFDKAAAYPEQLSGGQKQRVAIARSLCMNPQIMLFDEPTSALDPELVGEVLQVMQQLAVEGMTMVVVTHEIQFAREVGNRVIFLDQGVVAEQGAANQVLSHPQCDRLRVFLSRISA from the coding sequence ATGGGAAACGAACAATTTCCAGCAGCAATTAGTTTTGCAAATATCGCCAAAAGTTTCGGCGCTTTGAAAGTCTTAAAAGGCATCACCGGCAACATTAACCGCGGAGAAGTCGTGGCAATTATTGGCCCTTCTGGTTGTGGTAAAAGTACCCTGTTACGTTGTTTCAATCGCCTAGAAACGATTAATAGCGGCAGTTTAATTGTTAACGGCATCGATTTATCGGCTCCTAATTTCAACCTTCAACAATTGCGACAACTCCGGTCACAAGTAGGCATGGTTTTTCAGCAGTTCAATTTGTTTCCCCATCTGAGTGTGCTGGAAAATCTGACGATCGCACCGCGTCAGGTACTGGGAAAAAAACGGAAAGAATGCAATGAATTAGCTGGGGTTTATCTCGATAAAGTTGGTTTATTTGACAAAGCAGCTGCTTATCCTGAACAACTTTCCGGCGGACAGAAGCAGCGAGTCGCGATCGCCCGTAGTCTATGTATGAATCCCCAGATTATGTTATTTGACGAACCAACCAGCGCTCTCGATCCGGAACTCGTCGGTGAGGTTTTGCAAGTTATGCAGCAATTAGCAGTAGAGGGAATGACAATGGTCGTGGTGACTCATGAAATCCAATTTGCGCGGGAAGTCGGAAATCGGGTAATTTTTTTAGATCAAGGTGTGGTGGCTGAACAAGGTGCAGCTAATCAAGTTCTCAGCCATCCCCAGTGCGATCGCTTGCGGGTTTTCCTCAGTCGGATTAGTGCCTAA